The DNA window CTCCTGAGCGGGCCGGCGTATCATCGACGGATGGAAACGCTTGGTCCGGCAAGACTTTTCGGGACGCCACAAGGGCGCGGAACACGCGCCCTACGCTTGATAAACCGTCAATGTCCTGTCGGATGGGGGTTCTTTTATCCCATGTGGCCCCGGATCACAAGGCTTTCAAGGATTTGCGAGAATCCCCGCGGCAGCGGCCCGGCCCTCAGCCCGGCCCGGCCCCCTGCGTGTTCACGTAGACCGCGTAGAGCGACTGGCTCGCCGCCATGAACAGCCGGTTGCGCTTGGGCCCGCCGAAGCAGATGTTGCCGCAGACCTCGGGCAGGCGGATGCGACCGATGAGCTTGCCCTCCGGCGTCCAGACGGTGACTCCGTTGTAGCCGACCGCCCGGCCGGCATTGCTCGAGGCCCAGAGATTCCCGTCCACGTCGCAGCGCAGGCCGTCCGGCCCGCATTTCACCCCGTCGATCATGCAGTCGGAGAACAGCCGGCGGTTGGAGAGCCGGTTGTCGGTGCCCACGTCGAAGACATGGATGTCGCCCTTGCCGCCCGGCCCCGTGTCGCCCGGGCCCTTGCCGGTGCTCGCCACGTAGAGCCTCTTGTAGTCGGGCGAGAAGCACAGCCCGTTCGGGTCGGGCACCTGGTCCTCCGTGACCACGAGGTCGACGCGGCCGCTCGGGTCGACCCGGTAGCAGTTCGTCGGCAGCTCGCGCCGCACCGTGCCGATGCCGACAGGCTGGCCGAGCTTGGGATTGAGCCGCCCGCCCGCATTGCTCGGCCCGCCCTGCACGTCGGGTGCGCCCTCGTAGAGCTGTCCGCCATAGGGCGGGTCCGTGAACCAGTAGCTGCCGTCGGGATGGGCCACCACGTCGTTGGGCGAGTTGAGGCGCTTGCCCTCGAAGGAATCGGCCAGCACCGTGATGGAGCCGTCGAGCTCGTAGCGGACGACCCGCCGGGTGAGATGCTCGCAGGAGAGCTGGCGGCCCTGGAAGTCGAAGCTGTTGCCGTTGGAGTTGTTCGACGGCATGCGGAACACGCTCACGCGGCCGTCGTCCTCCAGCCAGCGCATCTGGCGGTTGTTGGGAATGTCGCTCCAGACGAGATAGCGCCCCTGGGCGTTCCAGGCCGGCCCTTCGGCCCAGAGCGTTCCCGTCCACAGGCGGGTGATGGCGCTGTTGGGCTGGGCATATTGGTTGAAGAGCGGATCGACCGTGATCACGTCCGGGTCGGTGAAATAGG is part of the Microvirga terrae genome and encodes:
- a CDS encoding SMP-30/gluconolactonase/LRE family protein translates to MGAGALAASSGRALAQAPAQPPSTVTNPPRDFSPRGAPTTYFTDPDVITVDPLFNQYAQPNSAITRLWTGTLWAEGPAWNAQGRYLVWSDIPNNRQMRWLEDDGRVSVFRMPSNNSNGNSFDFQGRQLSCEHLTRRVVRYELDGSITVLADSFEGKRLNSPNDVVAHPDGSYWFTDPPYGGQLYEGAPDVQGGPSNAGGRLNPKLGQPVGIGTVRRELPTNCYRVDPSGRVDLVVTEDQVPDPNGLCFSPDYKRLYVASTGKGPGDTGPGGKGDIHVFDVGTDNRLSNRRLFSDCMIDGVKCGPDGLRCDVDGNLWASSNAGRAVGYNGVTVWTPEGKLIGRIRLPEVCGNICFGGPKRNRLFMAASQSLYAVYVNTQGAGPG